A genomic segment from Myxocyprinus asiaticus isolate MX2 ecotype Aquarium Trade chromosome 36, UBuf_Myxa_2, whole genome shotgun sequence encodes:
- the LOC127427305 gene encoding casein kinase I-like produces MELRVGSKYRLGRKIGSGSFGDIYLGANITSGEEVAIKLESVKTKHPQLHIESKFYKMMQGGVGIPSIKWCGAEGDYNVMVMELLGPSLEDLFNFCSRKFTLKTVLLLADQMISRIEYIHSKNFIHRDIKPDNFLMGLGKKGNLVYIIDFGLAKKYRDARTHQHIPYRENKNLTGTARYASINTHLGIEQSRRDDLESLGYVLMYFNLGSLPWQGLKAATKRQKYERISEKKMSTPIEVLCKGYPSEFSTYMNFCRSLRFDDKPDYSYLRQLFRNLFHRQGFSYDYVFDWNMLKFGSSRTTEDKEKEQRGEAEERDERTGGGPQGLAARALPSSPNLPAPNRVRNGPDPASSTPASRVPQSGNASPRAGRGAERERRVCLRLHRGAPANASPDLPLRHDQIRITPPQVSVPFEHMGK; encoded by the exons ATGGAGTTACGTGTTGGGAGTAAATACCGTCTCGGGCGGAAGATTGGAAGTGGCTCGTTTGGTGACATCTACTTGG GTGCAAACATCACATCAGGAGAGGAGGTAGCCATTAAACTGGAGAGTGTGAAGACTAAACATCCACAGTTACATATTGAGAGCAAGTTCTATAAGATGATGCAAGGTGGAG TGGGTATTCCGTCGATCAAATGGTGTGGTGCTGAAGGGGACTACAATGTCATGGTGATGGAGCTCCTGGGGCCAAGCCTGGAGGATCTGTTCAACTTCTGCTCAAGGAAATTCACACTTAAAACTGTCTTGCTGCTTGCAGACCAGATG ATTAGCAGAATCGAGTACATCCACTCCAAGAACTTCATTCATAGAGATATCAAACCTGATAATTTCTTGATGGGGCTCGGCAAGAAGGGAAACCTGGTCTACATCATAGACTTTGGCTTGGCTAAGAAGTACCGTGACGCCCGCACACATCAACACATTCCTTATCGTGAGAATAAGAACCTGACTGGCACTGCCCGCTATGCCTCCATTAATACTCATTTGGGCATTG AGCAATCTCGGCGGGATGATCTTGAGTCCCTTGGCTATGTTCTTATGTACTTCAACTTGGGTTCTCTTCCCTGGCAAGGCCTCAAAGCAGCCACTAAAAGGCAAAAGTATGAGCGAATCAGTGAGAAAAAGATGTCAACCCCCATTGAGGTTCTTTGCAAGGGCTATCCAT CTGAATTTTCCACCTACATGAACTTCTGCCGCTCACTCCGATTTGATGACAAGCCTGACTACTCCTACCTGAGACAATTGTTCAGGAACCTTTTCCACAGACAGGGGTTTTCTTACGACTATGTGTTTGACTGGAACATGCTGAAATTT GGCTCCAGCAGGACAACAGAAGATAAAGAGAAGGAGCAGAGGGGAGAGGCAGAGGAGAGGGATGAAAGAACTGGAGGTGGTCCACAAGGTTTAGCAGCTCGCGCTCTGCCGTCAAGCCCCAACCTCCCAGCCCCTAACAGGGTCCGCAACGGCCCAGACCCTGCCAGCTCAACACCAGCCTCCCGTGTTCCACAGTCTG GGAATGCATCTCCAAGAGCAGGTCGAGGAGCTGAGCGAGAAAGGAGAGTCTGCTTACGGCTCCACCGTGGTGCTCCTGCCAATGCCTCCCCTGATCTCCCACTGCGCCATGATCAAATCCGCATCACTCCCCCACAG GTCAGTGTTCCGTTTGAACACATGGGGAAATGA